Proteins encoded by one window of Streptomyces sp. NBC_01571:
- a CDS encoding DNA translocase FtsK, with amino-acid sequence MASRQSAAKKPPAKKAAAPTKAAVKKAPAKKAVARKAPAKKAAVKKPVPAPAPSPTAGVYRLVRAVWLGLAHAVGAMFRGVGRGAKGLDPAHRKDGLALLLLALALIVAAGTWSNLQGPVGDLVEMLVTGAFGRLDLLVPILLAVIAVRFIRHPEKPEANGRIVIGLSALVIGVLGQVHIACGSPARSDGMQAIRDAGGLIGWGASTPLTYTMGDVLAVPLLVLLTVFGLLVVTATPVNAIPQRLRLLGQRLGIVQGDPDEMFFGEDDERYDEQWREALPARPRRRPSGPGDYDPGSAEEEALTKRRGRPRRATGRQHDPNRPMDAVDVAAAAAAALDGAVMHGMPPSPLVADLTQGVTAERDGYEETTPVPAARAKAVPGAKRPRQESLPVDSVVPDLTKSAPDAPRDLPPRAEQLQLSGDITYSLPSLDLLERGGPGKTRSAANDAVVASLQNVFMEFKVDAAVTGFTRGPTVTRYEVELGPAVKVERITALTKNIAYAVASPDVRIISPIPGKSAVGIEIPNTDREMVNLGDVLRLADAAEDDHPMLVALGKDVEGGYVMANLAKMPHVLVAGATGSGKSSCINCLITSVMVRATPEDVRMVLVDPKRVELTAYEGIPHLITPIITNPKRAAEALQWVVREMDLRYDDLAAFGYRHIDDFNEAIRNGKVKLPEGSERELTPYPYLLVIVDELADLMMVAPRDVEDAIVRITQLARAAGIHLVLATQRPSVDVVTGLIKANVPSRLAFATSSLADSRVILDQPGAEKLIGKGDGLFLPMGANKPTRMQGAFVTEDEVAAIVQHCKDQMAPVFRDDVTVGTKQKKEIDEDIGDDLDLLCAAAELVVTSQFGSTSMLQRKLRVGFAKAGRLMDLMESRGIVGPSEGSKARDVLVKGDELDGVLAVMRGEAGS; translated from the coding sequence ATGGCCTCACGTCAGTCCGCAGCCAAGAAGCCGCCCGCGAAGAAGGCGGCCGCTCCGACGAAGGCTGCGGTGAAGAAGGCCCCCGCGAAAAAAGCGGTCGCCAGGAAGGCGCCCGCCAAGAAGGCCGCGGTGAAGAAGCCCGTACCCGCGCCGGCGCCCAGCCCGACCGCGGGTGTGTACAGGCTCGTACGCGCCGTGTGGCTGGGCCTCGCGCATGCCGTCGGGGCGATGTTCCGTGGCGTAGGGCGGGGCGCGAAGGGGCTCGACCCGGCGCATCGCAAGGACGGCCTCGCGCTCCTGCTGCTCGCCCTCGCGCTGATCGTCGCGGCGGGCACGTGGTCGAATCTGCAGGGGCCCGTGGGCGACCTCGTCGAGATGCTGGTGACCGGTGCCTTCGGCCGGCTCGACCTGCTCGTCCCGATACTCCTCGCCGTCATCGCCGTCCGCTTCATCCGGCACCCCGAGAAGCCCGAGGCCAACGGCCGCATCGTGATCGGCCTGTCCGCGCTCGTCATCGGTGTGCTCGGGCAGGTCCACATCGCCTGCGGGTCGCCCGCGCGCAGCGACGGCATGCAGGCGATAAGGGACGCCGGCGGCCTCATCGGCTGGGGCGCGTCCACCCCGCTGACGTACACCATGGGCGACGTCCTCGCCGTACCGCTCCTGGTCCTGCTCACGGTCTTCGGTCTGCTGGTCGTCACGGCCACGCCCGTCAACGCTATCCCGCAGCGGCTGCGGCTGCTCGGACAGCGCCTCGGCATCGTGCAGGGCGACCCGGACGAGATGTTCTTCGGCGAGGACGACGAGCGCTACGACGAGCAGTGGCGCGAGGCGCTCCCCGCGCGGCCCCGCAGACGCCCGAGCGGCCCCGGCGACTACGACCCCGGGAGCGCCGAGGAAGAGGCGCTCACCAAGCGTCGTGGCCGCCCCCGGCGGGCTACGGGGCGGCAGCACGACCCGAACCGGCCGATGGACGCCGTGGACGTCGCCGCGGCGGCCGCCGCCGCGCTCGACGGAGCCGTGATGCACGGCATGCCGCCCTCTCCGCTGGTCGCCGACCTGACCCAGGGCGTCACCGCGGAACGCGACGGGTACGAGGAGACGACTCCGGTGCCGGCCGCCCGCGCCAAGGCCGTCCCGGGAGCCAAGCGGCCCAGGCAGGAGTCCCTGCCCGTCGACTCCGTCGTGCCCGACCTCACCAAGTCCGCGCCCGACGCGCCGCGCGACCTGCCCCCGCGCGCCGAGCAGCTCCAGCTCTCCGGCGACATCACCTACTCCCTGCCGTCACTCGACCTCCTGGAGCGCGGCGGGCCCGGCAAGACGCGCAGCGCCGCCAACGACGCGGTGGTCGCCTCGCTCCAGAACGTGTTCATGGAGTTCAAGGTCGACGCCGCCGTCACCGGCTTCACCCGCGGTCCGACGGTCACCCGCTACGAGGTCGAACTCGGCCCGGCCGTGAAGGTCGAGCGGATCACCGCGCTCACCAAGAACATCGCGTACGCCGTCGCCAGCCCTGATGTGCGGATCATCAGCCCGATCCCCGGCAAGTCGGCGGTCGGCATCGAGATCCCGAACACCGACCGGGAGATGGTCAACCTCGGCGACGTGCTGCGCCTCGCGGACGCGGCCGAGGACGACCACCCGATGCTGGTCGCGCTCGGCAAGGACGTCGAGGGCGGCTACGTGATGGCCAACCTGGCGAAGATGCCGCACGTGCTCGTGGCCGGAGCAACCGGTTCCGGTAAGTCCTCGTGCATCAACTGCCTGATCACCTCCGTGATGGTCCGGGCGACCCCCGAGGACGTCCGGATGGTCCTCGTGGACCCGAAGCGGGTCGAGCTGACCGCGTACGAGGGCATCCCGCACCTGATCACGCCGATCATCACCAACCCGAAGCGGGCCGCCGAGGCACTGCAGTGGGTCGTGCGGGAGATGGACCTGCGCTACGACGACCTCGCGGCGTTCGGCTACCGGCACATCGACGACTTCAACGAGGCCATCAGGAACGGCAAGGTGAAGCTGCCCGAGGGCAGTGAGCGTGAGCTGACGCCGTACCCCTACCTGCTGGTGATCGTCGACGAGCTCGCGGACCTGATGATGGTCGCGCCGCGCGACGTCGAGGACGCGATCGTGCGCATCACCCAGCTCGCGCGCGCGGCCGGCATCCATCTGGTGCTCGCCACGCAGCGGCCCTCCGTCGACGTCGTCACCGGTCTGATCAAGGCGAACGTGCCGTCGCGGCTCGCCTTCGCCACCTCCTCGCTCGCCGACAGCCGCGTCATCCTCGACCAGCCGGGCGCCGAGAAGCTGATCGGCAAGGGCGACGGGCTCTTCCTGCCGATGGGCGCCAACAAGCCGACCCGTATGCAGGGCGCCTTCGTCACCGAGGACGAGGTCGCCGCGATCGTGCAGCACTGCAAGGACCAGATGGCGCCCGTCTTCCGGGACGACGTCACGGTGGGCACCAAACAGAAGAAGGAGATCGACGAGGACATCGGTGACGACCTCGACCTGTTGTGTGCCGCGGCCGAGCTGGTCGTCACGTCGCAGTTCGGGTCCACCTCGATGCTCCAGCGCAAACTGCGTGTCGGTTTCGCCAAGGCGGGACGGCTGATGGACCTCATGGAGTCGCGCGGCATCGTGGGGCCGAGTGAGGGATCCAAGGCACGTGACGTTCTGGTGAAGGGCGACGAGCTCGACGGCGTGCTCGCCGTGATGCGCGGGGAAGCCGGATCGTAG
- a CDS encoding HAMP domain-containing protein codes for MESGEATRGTKTRAKDGQSLNSQRTPRSGTTEVDTAALNRLLAALVSMRDGNFRKRLTVSGDGVMSEIAAVFNEVADRNLHLTGELSRVRRMVGREGKLTERLETGACEGSWGAAIDASNALVDDLVRPVSEVGRVLSAVAEGDLSPRMELRAQAADGNGHPLRGEFLKVGRTVNNLVDQLSTFTDEVTRVASEVGTEGKLGGQARVRGMSGSWKDLTDSVNTMAYRLTAQVRDIALVTTAVAKGDLSRKVTVHVAGEMLELKNTVNTMVDQLSSFSSEVTRVAREVGTEGELGGQAQVPGVAGVWKDLTDSVNLMAGNLTAQVRGIAQVTTAVANGDLSQKVTVSARGEVAQLAETINQMTETLRTFADEVTRVANEVGGEGRLGGQANVPGAAGTWKDLTDSVNTVFRNLTTQVRDIAAVTTAVANGDLSQKVSVEVAGEMLELKNTVNTMVDQLSSFGDEVTRVAREIGVEGELGGQAQVPGAAGTWKDLTDSVNTAFRNLTGQVRNIAQVTTAVANGDLSQKVTVDVSGEMLQLKNTVNTMVDQLSSFADQVTRMARDVGTEGRLGGQARVDGVSGTWKELTDSVNFMAGNLTSQVRQIAQVTTAVARGDLSQKIDVDARGEILELKNTINTMVDQLSAFADQVTRVAREVGTEGRLGGQAQVPGVAGVWRDLTDSVNGMAGNLTAQVRNIAQVATAVARGDLSQKIDVDARGEILELKNTLNTMVDQLSNFAEQVTRVAREVGTEGRLGGQAEVQGVSGTWKDLTQSVNFMANNLTIQVRNIAEVTTAVAMGDLSKKITVDAKGEILELVTTVNTMVDQLSSFAEQVTRVAREVGTEGQLGGQARVPGVTGIWKDLSDNVNLMAYNLTMQVRNISQVAAAVANGDLTRTVTIEARGEVAQLADTFNTMVKTLSSFAEQVTKVAREVGTDGILGGQAHVPGVAGTWKDLTESVNGMASNLTGQVRNIAMVTTAIAKGDLTKKIDIDARGEILELKTTINTMVDQLSSFAEEVTRVAREVGTEGQLGGQARVRDVDGTWRDLTESVNEMAGNLTRQVRAIARVATAVTRGDLNLKIDVDASGEIQELQDYINKMIANLRDTTIANKEQDWLKGNLARISALMQGRRDLDDVASLIMSELTPVVSAQHGAFFLSMPLVDGRDASAEDEEAYELRMLGSYGYSMGSMPTSFRPGEALIGTAAQEKRTILVENAPSGYLKISSGLGEAPPAQVIVLPVLFEGTVLGVIELASFTPFTQIQKDFLNQIAEMIATSVNTISVNTKTEVLLKQSQELTEQLRERSAELENRQKALQDSNAELEEKAELLAQQNRDIEVKNTEIEEARQVLEERAEQLAVSMRYKSEFLANMSHELRTPLNSLLILAKLLADNAESNLTPKQVEFAETIHGAGSDLLQLINDILDLSKVEAGKMDVSPTRIALVQLVDYVEATFRPLTAEKGLDFSVRVSPELPATLHTDEQRLLQVLRNLLSNAVKFTDSGAVELVIRPAGADVPVAIREQLLEAGSLRDADADLIAFSVTDTGIGIAASKMRVIFEAFKQADGTTSRKYGGTGLGLSISREIARLLGGEIHAQSEPGRGSTFTLYLPLHPSELPPQGYGQLPAALGAGELLASEAELAGVDIGTPAEVKSYQETQNGPAALFRRRRRALPVAESRPGPTAQPNGAGGPAQEQWPVAAQQETASQSRGGIRFEGEKVLIVDDDIRNVFALTSVLEQHGLSVLYAENGREGIEVLEQHDDVTVVLMDIMMPEMDGYATTTAIRRMPQFAGLPIIALTAKAMKGDREKAIESGASDYVTKPVDPDHLLSVMEQWMRGE; via the coding sequence GTGGAGTCTGGCGAAGCGACGCGGGGCACTAAGACGCGCGCAAAAGACGGACAGTCCCTGAACAGCCAGCGCACGCCGCGCAGCGGCACCACCGAGGTGGACACGGCGGCTCTGAACAGGCTGCTGGCCGCCCTCGTGTCGATGCGGGACGGCAATTTCCGCAAGCGCCTCACGGTCTCCGGCGACGGCGTGATGTCGGAGATCGCCGCGGTCTTCAACGAGGTGGCCGACCGCAACCTGCATCTGACGGGTGAGCTGTCGCGGGTGAGGCGGATGGTCGGCCGTGAGGGCAAACTCACGGAGCGGCTGGAGACGGGCGCCTGCGAGGGTTCGTGGGGGGCGGCGATCGACGCGTCCAACGCGCTCGTCGACGACCTCGTACGGCCCGTCTCCGAGGTCGGCCGGGTGCTGTCCGCGGTGGCGGAGGGCGACCTGTCGCCCCGCATGGAGCTGCGGGCGCAGGCGGCGGACGGCAACGGGCATCCGCTGCGCGGGGAGTTCCTCAAGGTCGGGCGCACGGTCAACAATCTGGTCGACCAGCTGTCCACGTTCACCGACGAGGTCACCCGGGTGGCCAGCGAGGTCGGCACCGAGGGCAAGCTGGGCGGACAGGCCCGGGTGCGCGGTATGTCCGGTTCGTGGAAGGATCTCACGGATTCGGTCAACACCATGGCGTACCGGCTGACGGCTCAGGTGCGTGACATCGCTCTCGTCACGACGGCGGTCGCCAAGGGTGACCTGTCCCGGAAGGTCACGGTTCACGTGGCCGGCGAGATGCTGGAGCTGAAGAACACCGTCAACACGATGGTGGACCAGCTCTCCTCGTTCTCCTCCGAGGTGACGAGGGTCGCGCGCGAGGTGGGCACCGAGGGTGAACTCGGCGGTCAGGCGCAGGTGCCCGGTGTGGCCGGCGTGTGGAAGGACCTCACCGATTCGGTGAACCTCATGGCCGGCAACCTCACGGCCCAGGTGCGCGGGATCGCGCAGGTGACGACGGCGGTCGCCAACGGTGACCTGTCACAGAAGGTGACCGTCTCCGCGCGCGGCGAGGTCGCGCAGCTCGCCGAGACGATCAACCAGATGACCGAGACGCTGCGGACGTTCGCGGACGAGGTCACCCGTGTGGCCAACGAGGTCGGGGGCGAGGGCCGGCTCGGCGGGCAGGCGAACGTGCCGGGCGCGGCGGGCACGTGGAAGGACCTGACGGACTCCGTCAACACGGTGTTCCGGAACCTCACGACCCAGGTGCGGGACATCGCCGCGGTGACCACGGCCGTGGCCAACGGTGACCTCTCGCAGAAGGTCAGCGTCGAGGTCGCCGGCGAGATGCTGGAGCTGAAGAACACCGTCAACACGATGGTGGACCAGCTGTCGTCCTTCGGTGACGAGGTCACGCGCGTGGCGCGGGAGATCGGTGTCGAGGGTGAACTGGGCGGTCAGGCGCAGGTGCCGGGCGCGGCGGGCACGTGGAAGGACCTGACGGACTCCGTCAACACGGCCTTCCGGAACCTGACCGGACAGGTCCGCAACATCGCGCAGGTGACGACGGCGGTCGCCAACGGCGATCTGTCGCAGAAGGTCACCGTCGACGTCTCCGGCGAGATGCTCCAGCTGAAGAACACCGTCAACACGATGGTGGACCAGCTGTCGTCCTTCGCGGACCAGGTGACGCGGATGGCCCGGGACGTGGGCACGGAGGGCCGCCTCGGCGGGCAGGCCCGCGTGGACGGTGTGTCCGGTACGTGGAAGGAACTGACCGACTCCGTCAATTTCATGGCGGGGAACCTCACCTCGCAGGTGCGGCAGATCGCCCAGGTCACCACGGCGGTGGCCCGGGGTGACCTGTCGCAGAAGATCGACGTGGACGCGCGCGGCGAGATCCTGGAGCTGAAGAACACCATCAACACGATGGTCGACCAGCTCTCCGCCTTCGCGGACCAGGTGACGCGGGTGGCCCGTGAGGTGGGCACGGAGGGCCGGCTCGGCGGGCAGGCGCAGGTGCCGGGCGTCGCGGGCGTGTGGCGCGACCTGACGGACTCCGTGAACGGCATGGCGGGGAACCTGACCGCACAGGTCCGCAACATCGCGCAGGTCGCGACCGCGGTGGCCCGGGGTGACCTGTCGCAGAAGATCGACGTGGACGCGCGCGGCGAGATCCTGGAGCTGAAGAACACCCTCAACACGATGGTCGACCAGCTGTCGAACTTCGCCGAGCAGGTGACGCGGGTGGCCCGCGAGGTGGGCACGGAGGGCCGGCTCGGCGGACAGGCCGAGGTGCAGGGTGTCTCCGGCACCTGGAAGGACCTCACGCAGTCCGTGAACTTCATGGCGAACAACCTGACCATCCAGGTGCGCAACATCGCCGAGGTGACCACCGCCGTCGCCATGGGTGACCTGTCCAAGAAGATCACCGTCGACGCCAAGGGCGAGATCCTCGAACTGGTCACCACCGTCAACACGATGGTCGACCAGCTGTCGTCGTTCGCCGAGCAGGTGACCCGGGTGGCCCGCGAGGTGGGCACGGAGGGCCAGTTGGGCGGTCAGGCGCGGGTGCCCGGGGTCACGGGCATCTGGAAGGACCTGAGCGACAACGTCAACCTGATGGCCTACAACCTCACGATGCAGGTGCGGAACATCTCGCAGGTGGCGGCGGCCGTCGCCAACGGCGACCTGACCCGGACGGTGACGATCGAGGCGCGCGGCGAGGTCGCGCAGCTCGCCGACACCTTCAACACCATGGTGAAGACGCTGAGTTCGTTCGCCGAGCAGGTCACCAAGGTAGCCCGTGAGGTGGGTACGGACGGCATCCTCGGTGGCCAGGCGCACGTTCCGGGAGTCGCCGGTACGTGGAAGGACCTCACCGAGTCCGTGAACGGGATGGCGTCCAACCTGACCGGCCAGGTGCGCAACATCGCGATGGTCACCACGGCCATCGCCAAGGGCGACCTGACCAAGAAGATCGACATCGACGCCCGCGGTGAGATCCTCGAACTGAAGACCACCATCAACACGATGGTCGATCAGCTGTCGTCCTTCGCGGAGGAGGTCACCCGGGTGGCCCGCGAGGTGGGCACCGAGGGCCAGTTGGGCGGTCAGGCGCGGGTCCGGGACGTCGACGGCACCTGGCGCGACCTCACCGAGTCGGTGAACGAGATGGCCGGGAACCTGACCCGGCAGGTGCGTGCCATCGCGCGCGTGGCGACCGCGGTGACCCGCGGCGACCTGAACCTGAAGATCGACGTGGACGCCTCGGGCGAGATCCAGGAACTTCAGGACTACATCAACAAGATGATCGCCAACCTGCGCGACACCACCATCGCCAACAAGGAACAGGACTGGCTCAAGGGCAACCTGGCCCGTATCTCCGCGCTGATGCAGGGGCGCCGCGACCTCGACGACGTCGCCTCGCTGATCATGAGCGAGCTGACGCCGGTGGTCTCCGCGCAGCACGGTGCGTTCTTCCTGTCGATGCCGCTGGTCGACGGGAGGGACGCGAGCGCCGAGGACGAGGAGGCGTACGAGCTGCGCATGCTCGGGTCGTACGGCTACTCGATGGGCTCGATGCCGACGTCGTTCCGGCCCGGTGAGGCGCTCATCGGGACGGCCGCCCAGGAGAAGCGCACGATCCTGGTGGAGAACGCGCCGAGCGGCTATCTGAAGATCTCCTCCGGGCTCGGCGAGGCGCCCCCGGCGCAGGTCATCGTCCTTCCGGTGCTCTTCGAGGGGACCGTGCTCGGTGTCATCGAGCTGGCCTCCTTCACCCCGTTCACGCAGATCCAGAAGGACTTCCTGAACCAGATCGCCGAGATGATCGCGACGAGCGTCAACACCATCTCCGTCAACACCAAGACGGAGGTGCTGCTCAAGCAGTCGCAGGAGCTGACCGAGCAGCTCCGGGAGCGGTCGGCGGAGCTGGAGAACCGGCAGAAGGCGCTTCAGGACTCCAACGCGGAACTGGAGGAGAAGGCCGAGCTGCTGGCCCAGCAGAATCGCGACATCGAGGTCAAGAACACCGAGATCGAGGAGGCCCGCCAGGTCCTGGAGGAGCGTGCCGAACAGCTCGCGGTCTCCATGCGCTACAAGAGCGAGTTCCTGGCGAACATGTCGCACGAGCTGCGGACGCCGCTCAACTCGCTGCTGATCCTGGCCAAGTTGCTCGCCGACAACGCGGAGTCGAACCTCACCCCGAAGCAGGTCGAGTTCGCCGAGACGATCCACGGCGCGGGTTCCGACCTGCTCCAGCTGATCAACGACATCCTGGACCTGTCGAAGGTCGAGGCCGGGAAGATGGATGTGTCGCCGACGCGTATCGCGCTGGTGCAGCTCGTCGACTACGTGGAGGCGACGTTCCGTCCGCTGACCGCGGAGAAGGGCCTCGACTTCTCGGTCCGGGTCTCGCCGGAACTGCCCGCCACGCTGCACACCGACGAGCAGCGGCTCCTCCAGGTGCTGCGCAACCTGCTCTCCAACGCGGTGAAGTTCACCGACTCCGGAGCGGTCGAGCTGGTGATCCGGCCCGCGGGCGCCGATGTGCCGGTGGCCATCAGGGAGCAGCTGCTGGAGGCGGGTTCGCTGCGGGACGCCGACGCCGACCTGATCGCGTTCTCCGTGACCGACACCGGCATCGGGATCGCGGCCAGCAAGATGCGGGTGATCTTCGAGGCCTTCAAGCAGGCGGATGGCACGACGAGCAGGAAGTACGGCGGTACGGGGCTGGGGCTGTCCATCTCGCGGGAGATCGCGCGTCTGCTGGGCGGTGAGATCCACGCGCAGAGCGAGCCGGGACGCGGTTCGACGTTCACGCTGTACCTGCCGCTGCACCCGAGCGAACTGCCTCCGCAGGGCTACGGGCAGCTCCCGGCCGCGCTGGGAGCGGGGGAGCTCCTCGCGTCCGAGGCGGAGCTGGCCGGCGTGGACATCGGGACGCCGGCCGAGGTGAAGTCGTACCAGGAGACCCAGAACGGGCCCGCCGCGCTCTTCAGGAGGCGCCGCAGGGCGCTGCCGGTGGCCGAGTCGCGTCCTGGGCCGACGGCGCAGCCGAACGGGGCCGGCGGACCCGCCCAGGAGCAGTGGCCGGTCGCGGCGCAGCAGGAGACGGCGTCGCAGTCGCGCGGCGGCATCCGGTTCGAGGGCGAGAAGGTGCTGATCGTCGACGACGACATCCGCAACGTGTTCGCGCTCACCAGCGTCCTGGAGCAGCACGGTCTCTCGGTGCTGTACGCCGAGAACGGCCGTGAGGGCATCGAGGTCCTGGAGCAGCACGATGATGTGACGGTTGTCCTGATGGACATCATGATGCCCGAGATGGACGGCTATGCGACGACCACGGCGATTCGTCGGATGCCGCAGTTCGCCGGACTCCCGATCATCGCGCTCACCGCGAAGGCGATGAAGGGCGACCGTGAGAAGGCCATCGAGTCCGGGGCGTCCGACTACGTCACCAAGCCGGTCGATCCCGATCACCTGCTCTCCGTGATGGAGCAGTGGATGCGGGGGGAGTGA
- a CDS encoding helix-turn-helix domain-containing protein: MSIGNSPDGNIPKDERPFEEHHEEGPSVGRALQQARIEAGLTVDDVSNATRVRIAIVHAIEQDDFSPCGGDVYARGHIRTLARAVQLDPVPLLARYDAEHGGRPAPTPAAPLFEAERIRPERRGPNWTAAMVAAIVAVIGFVGFTAIKGSSGDGAKSNVAEGSTPTTGKSPFSASPKISKPADPKADPSDSAIAAAPQDKVTVQVSAPDGRSWISAKDHNGRLLFDGLLKQGESQTFQDKTKIDLVLGDAGAIQLYVNGKKIDDQFQSGQVERLTYTKGDPVVG; encoded by the coding sequence GTGTCCATCGGCAACTCCCCTGACGGCAACATCCCAAAAGACGAGCGCCCGTTCGAAGAGCACCACGAAGAAGGTCCCTCGGTCGGCCGTGCTCTGCAGCAGGCCCGCATCGAGGCCGGACTGACCGTCGACGACGTCAGCAACGCGACCCGGGTCCGTATCGCCATCGTGCACGCGATCGAACAGGACGACTTCAGCCCCTGTGGCGGTGACGTCTACGCACGCGGTCACATCCGGACCCTGGCCCGCGCCGTACAGCTCGACCCGGTCCCTCTGCTGGCACGCTACGACGCCGAACACGGCGGGCGTCCCGCACCGACCCCGGCCGCCCCGCTCTTCGAGGCGGAACGTATCCGCCCGGAGCGTCGCGGGCCGAACTGGACCGCGGCCATGGTCGCGGCGATCGTCGCCGTGATCGGTTTCGTCGGCTTCACCGCGATCAAGGGCAGCTCGGGCGACGGCGCGAAGTCGAACGTCGCCGAGGGTTCCACGCCCACCACCGGCAAGTCTCCCTTCTCGGCCAGCCCCAAGATCAGCAAGCCCGCCGACCCGAAGGCCGATCCTTCCGACAGCGCCATCGCGGCCGCCCCGCAGGACAAGGTGACCGTGCAGGTGAGCGCCCCCGACGGGCGCAGCTGGATCTCGGCCAAGGACCACAACGGCCGGCTGCTCTTCGACGGCCTGCTCAAGCAGGGCGAGTCCCAGACCTTCCAGGACAAGACGAAGATCGACCTCGTCCTCGGCGACGCGGGCGCGATCCAGCTGTATGTGAACGGCAAGAAGATCGACGACCAGTTCCAGTCGGGCCAGGTCGAGCGACTGACCTACACCAAGGGCGACCCCGTCGTCGGATAA
- a CDS encoding two-component system response regulator, with translation MVQKAKILLVDDRPENLLALEAILSALDQTLVRASSGEEALKALLTDDFAVILLDVQMPGMDGFETAAHIKRRERTRDIPIIFLTAINHGPHHTFRGYAAGAVDYISKPFDPWVLRAKVSVFVELYMKNCQLREQAALLRLQLEGGGKVALGTAKEPAGLLAELSARLAAVEEQAEALSKQLDDDSADAAAVATAAHLERKLTGLRRALDALEPGTGSGAPSVPSQN, from the coding sequence ATGGTGCAGAAGGCCAAGATCCTCCTGGTCGATGACCGGCCGGAGAATCTGCTGGCGCTGGAGGCGATTCTCTCCGCGCTCGATCAGACACTGGTGCGGGCATCGTCCGGGGAGGAAGCGCTCAAAGCACTACTCACGGACGACTTCGCGGTCATTCTGCTGGACGTGCAGATGCCGGGTATGGACGGGTTCGAAACCGCCGCGCACATCAAGCGGCGAGAACGGACCCGGGACATCCCGATCATCTTCCTCACCGCGATCAACCACGGTCCGCATCACACCTTCCGGGGATACGCGGCGGGTGCGGTGGACTACATCTCCAAGCCGTTCGACCCGTGGGTGCTGCGCGCGAAGGTCTCGGTCTTCGTCGAGCTCTACATGAAGAACTGCCAACTGCGGGAGCAGGCCGCGCTGCTGCGGCTCCAGTTGGAGGGCGGCGGCAAGGTGGCGCTCGGCACCGCCAAGGAGCCGGCCGGTCTCCTCGCCGAACTGTCGGCGCGGCTCGCGGCCGTTGAGGAGCAGGCCGAGGCGCTGTCCAAGCAGCTCGACGACGACTCGGCGGACGCGGCGGCGGTGGCGACCGCCGCCCATCTCGAGCGCAAACTCACCGGACTGCGCAGGGCACTGGACGCGTTGGAGCCGGGCACGGGCAGTGGGGCGCCGTCGGTGCCCTCGCAGAACTGA